The proteins below come from a single Rosa rugosa chromosome 2, drRosRugo1.1, whole genome shotgun sequence genomic window:
- the LOC133731334 gene encoding alpha,alpha-trehalose-phosphate synthase [UDP-forming] 1-like: MPWTDCCRTKISIVYTFFEPELPSEVPVQTIPRPTSVPTPVNPSLPKTSTGKSGSKGSRFKKQRSLSTLVKRANIGIVRAWRPTLMRDKMSLHEGSSVLDLKGDNYFSCAVGRKRSSARYLLNSSDQCLPAQKMKQCLSIQKVSTASPLRKRSSASELRRWRTNC, translated from the coding sequence ATGCCATGGACTGATTGCTGTAGGACGAAGATCTCTATAGTCTATACATTCTTTGAACCAGAGCTTCCTTCCGAGGTACCAGTGCAAACTATTCCTCGACCCACATCAGTACCAACTCCTGTCAACCCGTCTTTGCCCAAGACCTCAACGGGTAAAAGTGGTTCGAAGGGATCCCGCTTTAAGAAGCAACGATCATTGTCAACTTTAGTAAAGAGAGCTAATATTGGAATTGTACGTGCTTGGAGGCCAACATTAATGCGTGATAAAATGTCTCTGCATGAAGGTTCTTCAGTGCTTGACCTCAAGGGTGACAACTACTTCTCTTGTGCTGTTGGGAGAAAGCGATCCAGTGCAAGATATCTCCTTAACTCGTCAGACCAATGCCTGCCCGCTCAGAAGATGAAGCAATGCCTCTCGATTCAGAAGGTGAGCACTGCCTCTCCACTCAGAAAGCGGAGCAGTGCCTCTGAACTCAGAAGGTGGAGAACAAATTGCTGA
- the LOC133729489 gene encoding zingipain-2-like, whose protein sequence is MAFILKSSSILLHVLLVFGIWASQAYCRTLPEAEVNVMLKRHHQWMARHGRAYKDHVEKEKRFKIFKDNVEFIESFNRGGNQPYSLRINEFADQTNEEFLTSRSGYNFQSPDLMSSSESSFRYDNVTAVPSSMDWREKGAVTPVKDQGDCGCCWAFSAVAATEGITKLKTGKLVSLSEQQLVDCDTRSAGCQGGLMDYAFKFIIRNKGLAAQANYPYQGVDGICMRNMEESPAAKITGYEVVPNNEEALLKAVANQPVSVAIDASGIAMQFYSSGVFTGQCGSQLDHGVTAVGYGTSDDDGTKFWLLKNSWGRSWGEDGYIRIQRDVNVRGGLCGVTKQASYPTFDL, encoded by the exons ATGGCTTTCATACTCAAAAGCTCATCAATTCTACTGCATGTGCTTCTAGTCTTTGGAATTTGGGCTTCTCAAGCCTACTGCCGCACATTGCCTGAAGCTGAGGTTAATGTAATGCTAAAGAGGCATCACCAGTGGATGGCTCGTCATGGACGCGCCTACAAGGACCATGTGGAGAAGGAGAAGCGTTTCAAGATATTCAAGGACAATGTGGAGTTCATAGAGTCTTTCAACAGGGGTGGGAATCAGCCTTACAGTCTAAGGATCAATGAATTTGCAGACCAGACTAATGAAGAATTCTTGACCTCGCGCAGTGGATACAATTTTCAGTCTCCAGATCTCATGTCATCATCTGAATCATCATTTAGATATGACAATGTGACTGCAGTCCCATCCAGTATGGATTGGAGGGAGAAGGGAGCTGTCACCCCTGTCAAGGACCAGGGTGACTGTG GATGTTGCTGGGCATTTTCTGCAGTGGCAGCTACAGAAGGCATTACGAAGCTGAAAACAGGGAAGTTGGTGTCTCTTTCTGAGCAACAGCTAGTCGATTGTGACACTCGGAGTGCAGGTTGTCAGGGTGGTCTAATGGATTATGCCTTTAAGTTCATCATCCGCAACAAAGGCCTGGCAGCTCAAGCAAACTACCCTTATCAGGGAGTTGACGGGATTTGCATGAGGAACATGGAGGAATCACCTGCAGCCAAGATCACAGGCTATGAGGTTGTGCCGAATAATGAGGAGGCTTTGTTGAAGGCCGTGGCGAACCAACCGGTCTCTGTTGCAATTGATGCCAGTGGAATTGCCATGCAGTTTTACTCTAGTGGAGTGTTCACAGGACAATGTGGAAGTCAATTGGATCATGGAGTAACTGCAGTTGGGTATGGAACAAGTGATGATGATGGTACGAAGTTTTGGCTATTGAAAAATTCATGGGGTAGAAGCTGGGGTGAAGATGGGTACATAAGAATCCAAAGAGATGTCAATGTTA